One genomic segment of Dehalogenimonas alkenigignens includes these proteins:
- a CDS encoding ATP-binding protein: MKEDNTLELLSEIARFEDSVDMDKDYRIGWGWRHVRIWPATLSRLFKDGYLENVFRSNSHTGYRLSEMGKSLLSAENAPAETRQEPNLAETDTLFGDIIGHDGVKELLRASLLAEKPVHVLLTGPPALAKTLFLWDIERAGGEKAIWLVGSATSKAGLWDLVAEREPGILLIDEIDKMNAADTAALLTMMEGGRLVRAKRGRELNLSNPLRVIAASNRSEKLSPELRSRFAIRQLLPYGRAEYLTVVQGVLVRCEGLSPELAGEIASRLDGLTQNVRDAIRVARLAPQLGVEKAIGLLLGGETK, translated from the coding sequence ATGAAGGAAGACAACACCCTGGAGCTTCTTTCGGAGATCGCACGGTTTGAAGACTCGGTCGACATGGACAAGGACTACCGCATCGGCTGGGGCTGGCGGCATGTCCGCATCTGGCCGGCGACGCTCTCCCGGCTTTTCAAGGACGGCTACCTCGAAAATGTCTTTCGCTCCAACTCCCACACCGGTTACCGGTTGAGCGAAATGGGCAAAAGCCTTCTTTCAGCCGAAAACGCACCCGCCGAGACGCGCCAGGAACCAAACCTAGCCGAGACTGACACTCTTTTCGGGGACATCATCGGCCATGACGGCGTGAAAGAGCTTCTGAGGGCGTCGCTCCTTGCCGAAAAGCCAGTGCACGTCCTTCTGACCGGGCCGCCGGCGCTGGCCAAGACGCTCTTTCTGTGGGACATCGAAAGGGCCGGGGGCGAGAAAGCCATCTGGCTGGTGGGTTCGGCGACATCGAAGGCCGGGCTATGGGACCTGGTGGCCGAGCGGGAGCCGGGAATCCTTCTCATCGACGAGATCGACAAGATGAACGCCGCCGACACCGCGGCGCTTCTCACCATGATGGAAGGCGGGCGGCTCGTTCGGGCTAAAAGAGGCCGGGAGCTCAACCTGAGCAACCCACTTCGCGTCATCGCCGCCTCCAACAGAAGCGAAAAACTGTCGCCGGAGCTGAGGTCTCGGTTCGCCATCCGTCAACTCCTTCCGTACGGCCGGGCGGAATATCTTACCGTGGTACAGGGCGTGCTGGTGCGATGCGAAGGCTTAAGTCCCGAGCTTGCCGGAGAGATTGCCAGCCGCCTGGACGGCCTCACCCAGAATGTCCGCGACGCCATCAGGGTGGCGCGCCTCGCCCCTCAACTCGGCGTAGAAAAGGCAATCGGATTACTTTTAGGAGGAGAAACAAAATGA
- a CDS encoding J domain-containing protein yields MRSFLVVNMEERFNRIKRMQQNLAYELQAFMADLFTSAADPAVIIGFAQRLGMDISATERVVASPQPAFDPYRILGCDRSMPQEQVRRRYLDLLRKVHPDTAGIKGTEYLTQLVTEAFKKVSKERGW; encoded by the coding sequence ATGCGGTCATTTCTGGTGGTAAACATGGAAGAGCGTTTCAACCGTATCAAACGGATGCAGCAGAACCTGGCGTACGAGCTTCAGGCTTTCATGGCTGACCTCTTTACCAGTGCCGCGGACCCGGCCGTCATCATCGGTTTCGCCCAAAGGCTTGGGATGGACATTTCGGCGACTGAAAGGGTTGTGGCGTCCCCTCAGCCGGCTTTTGACCCCTACCGTATTCTCGGCTGCGACCGCTCCATGCCGCAAGAACAGGTACGGCGGCGTTATTTGGACCTCCTGAGAAAGGTTCATCCCGACACCGCCGGCATAAAGGGCACCGAGTACCTGACACAGCTTGTCACCGAGGCTTTCAAGAAAGTTTCAAAAGAAAGGGGGTGGTAA